The genomic DNA GCTGCGGCTCCTCTGTGCTGTTCGTCGGCGGGTTCGTCGGGACTGGGCGCTGCCGCGATGGGTTCGTCGTCGTAGGCGCCCGCGAGCACGTCCTCGACGAGCACCGACCGGCCGAGCCGGGCCGAGAGGTAGACCGCGCGCACCACGGCGAGCGCGAGCACCGCGTCTGCGACGGTGACGCCCGGCCGCTCGCCGTCGCGGATGCTCGACACGAGGTCGGCGTACTGACGGGCATGGCCGATCACGAAGGCGTCGGCGGGCTTGGCCGCGCCGGCCAGCTCGCCGGCCGGCACCCACTCGGCCGCCTGGTTGCGCGCGGCGGCGCCGTCGGCGACATCCGTGTCCTCCCGGGCGTGGAGGTACTCGAGCTGGTCGTCGTGGATCACGGCCGAGCCGAGCGAGCCGAGCACGTGGAGCCGTACGCCGGTGCCCGGGTAGGCCGCGGTCGTCGCGTGCAGCACCGCGAGGGCGCCCGATTCGAAGCGCACGGTCGCGACCGCGACGTCCTCGACCTCGATGCGCTCGTGGGCGAGCCTGGCGGTCTGCGCCGAGACCTCGACCGGGCGGCCGAGGAACCAGAGCAGCAGGTCGACGGTGTGCACGCCCTGGTTCATGAGCGCGCCGCCGCCGTCGAGCTCCCAGGTGCCGCGCCAGTGTCCGGAGTCGTAGTACGCCTGGCTGCGCCACCAGGCGACCGAGGCGATCGCGCTCGTGATGCGTCCGAGTCCGCCGGCGTGCAGGGCCCGGGCGACCGCGACCGAGGCCGGGTCGAACCGGTGCTGGCTGATGACCGAGACCAGGCGGCCGTCGCGCGCGGCATCGGCGGCGAGTCGCTCGATGCGCCTGGCCCGCGCGAGGTCGACATCGAGCGGCTTCTCGATGACGACGTGCGCACCGGCCTCGACCGCCGCGGCGGCCTGTTCGACGTGCATGCCGCTCGGCGTGCAGATCACCACGAGGTCGGGGCGGGCCTGCTCGAGCGCGTCGGCGAGGTCGGGGAAGACCTCGGGGCGCGGCGCGCCGAGTTCGTCGACCACGGCGTCGGCGAGTCGTTCGGCCGCCTCGGCGACCGGGTCGACGAGCACGGCGACGTCGACGCCGTCGACCCTCGCGATCGCCCTCGCGTGGTTGAGCCCGATGATTCCGCAGCCGACGATGGCTGCGCGCAGTGTCGTGGTCATCGCTGTGCTGGTCATGTCAGGCCGACCCCGATCCTCTCCGTGAGTGCGCGGAACGCGCGTGCGGCGCGGCCGAACCCGGCCGGGCCGGAATAGCCGCTCGAGTGCCCGGCGACGACCAGGTGCGGCTCGAGCGACGCGAAGCCCTCGTACCCGTCGTCGCGGAGCGCGGTGACCGTCTCGAGCAGCTCGCCGTCGCCGTCGCCGGCGGGAACGACCTCGCCGGTCGCCGCGACGGCGTCCTTGACCTGCAGGTAGGCGAGGTGCGGACGCAGCAGCGCGTACCCGTCGGTGTACGGGCGCACGCCGACCTGCACGAAGTTCGCGTTGTCC from Agromyces larvae includes the following:
- a CDS encoding Gfo/Idh/MocA family protein — protein: MTTTLRAAIVGCGIIGLNHARAIARVDGVDVAVLVDPVAEAAERLADAVVDELGAPRPEVFPDLADALEQARPDLVVICTPSGMHVEQAAAAVEAGAHVVIEKPLDVDLARARRIERLAADAARDGRLVSVISQHRFDPASVAVARALHAGGLGRITSAIASVAWWRSQAYYDSGHWRGTWELDGGGALMNQGVHTVDLLLWFLGRPVEVSAQTARLAHERIEVEDVAVATVRFESGALAVLHATTAAYPGTGVRLHVLGSLGSAVIHDDQLEYLHAREDTDVADGAAARNQAAEWVPAGELAGAAKPADAFVIGHARQYADLVSSIRDGERPGVTVADAVLALAVVRAVYLSARLGRSVLVEDVLAGAYDDEPIAAAPSPDEPADEQHRGAAA